The DNA window CACATACTCACGCCCGGGCGCTACGTCGGCGCCGAGGCGCAGGAAGACGATGGCGAGCCGTTCGAGGAGAAGATGAGGCGCCTCACCGCGACGCTGCGCGAGCAGCAGGCCGAGGCTGCGAAGCTCGATGCCGCCATTGCCGCCAACCTGAAGGAGCTTGGGTATGGCGGGTAGGAAACCGAAAAGCGCGGCCGTCGGCCGGTCCGACTTCGCGGCCTTGCTCGCCGATGTGAAGGGCCGCATCCAGGCTGCCCAGACGCGGGCGGTGCTCGCGGTCAACGCCGAACTCGTCCGCCTCTACTGGGACATCGGGCGGATCATCGCCGATCGGCAGCGTCGTGAAGGATGGGGTGCGGCGGTGATACCGCGCCTGGCCAAGGAGCTGAAGAACGAGTTGCCGGAACTGAAAGGCTTCTCCGAACGAAACATCGACCGGATGATCGCCTTCTACCGAGCGTACCCCGATCCTGCCAGGTTTTCGCCACCGGCGGTGGCGAAATTGCTGCCACAGGAAGAAGTGCCACAAGTGGTGGCGAAATCGTCCACTCAGATTGTGCAAGGAGCGCCTGCACAAATGCCGGACGCGCTCCTGTGGTCCGTGCCCTGGGCGCACCATGTCGTCTTGATGGAGAAGGTGAAGGATCTCGCTGTTCGCCGCTGGTACATGGCGCAGACGCTCGCCAATGGCTGGAGCCGCAACGTCCTCGCCCTGCAGATCGATGCCCGTGCCCACGCCCGGCACGGTAAGGTCGTCTCCAACTTCGCCGTCATGCTGCCCGCGCCGCAGTCGGATCTGGCCCAGCAGACACTCAAGGATCCCTACATCTTCGACTTCCTCACCCTCACCGAGCCATTCCAGGAGCGCGAGCTCGAAACTGAACTCGTCCGTCATCTAGAGAAGTTCCTGCTGGAACTCGGCCGAGGCTTCGCCTTCGTCGGCCGGCAGGTGGCGCTCGAAGTCGGCGATCAGGACTTCTTCGTCGATCTGCTCTTCTACCACTTGAAGCTACGCTGCTACGTCGTCGTCGAGCTCAAGGCCGTCCCGTTCGATCCCGTGTTCGTAGGCCAAATCAACATTTATCTGTCGGCGGCCGACGATCTCCTACGCCACCCCGACGACAAGCCGACCATCGGTCTGCTGCTCTGCCGTTCGAAGAACAAGTACGTCGTCGAGTACGCGCTGCGGCATCTCAAACGCCCCATCGGCGTCGCAGGGTGGGAGACGAAGCTCGTGGAGAAACTTCCCAAGGCGCTGAAGGGGAGCTTGCCCACGGTGGAGGAGATCGAAGCGGAACTGGCTGCCACACGCGAGCCCAAGAAACCCCACCGCACCAGGAAGGACGGCGGAAGATGAAGCAGCTCAGCGCGACGCTGCGCGAGCGCATGGGGGAGGCCCGCAAGGTCGACGCTGCCATCGAGGCCAACCTGAGGGAGCTTGGGTATGGCGGGTGAGTGGAACGAAGCCCCGCTTTCAGACCTCGCAGAGCTTTCTGGAGGTTTCGCGTTCAAGAGTGGGGACTACGCGCTCTCGGGGCGTTTCGTCCTTCGGACACTCAACATTGCCGACGATTGCAGCATCAATCGAAATGATGCGGTCTACATACCCGAGGACCTTTGTCCGGCGTACAGTCGTTTTGAATTGAAGCCAGACGACACCCTATTCGTCATGGTTGGCGCGACGCTCGGAAAAGTCGGATTCGTTCGAGGAAAGGACCTGCCAGCGTTACTCAATCAGAATATGTGGCTCATTCGGGCGAGGCCGGAGAAGGCGTGCGCCCGCTTTGTGCACTACGCGTTTCGTCATGCAGTGAAGGAGAGCCTCGGTTGGGCTTCGGGCAGCGCGCGTGATTTCGTTCGGAGAGATGACTATCGAAACTTGAAGATTCCGGCGCCACCACTCCCCGAGCAACGGGCCATCGCCCACATCCTCGGCACGCTGGACGACAAGATCGAGCTGAACCGGCGGATGAACGAGACGTTGGAGGGGATGGCGCGGGCGCTCTTCCAGTCGTGGTTCGTGGACTTCGACCCCGTCCGTGCCAAGCTGGCGGGCCGCGATCCCGGCCTGCCCAAGGAGATCGCCGACCTCTTTCCCGACCGCTTCGAGGACTCCGAGCTGGGCGAGATACCGAAGGGATGGAGGGTGGAGCGACTCAGTGCTGCGATGACGTTTCGGGGCGGGTCACAGCCGCCTTCGAGCGAGTTCGTCTCGGAACCGCGAGAGGGTTACGTACGACTCGTACAGATTCGCGACTTCTATTCCGATAGCCACTTGACCTACGTCCCCGACTCTCCGAGGCTGCGTAAGTTCACGACCGACGATGTCATGATCGCGCGTTACGGATCGTCGGGAAACACCGAGAAATCAAGCGACTCACTGGCGCGAGTGTGCCGTGGCTTATCCGGCGCATACAATGTCGCGCTCGTGAAGATGGTCCCGAATCGTCCGTGGCGTGAATTCCTGAACTACTTCCTGCGCTCGTCTGCGTTTCAATCCGCCATCAAGGGCATGGGCGCTCGCAGCGTGCAGTCTGGCTTCAGGAAGGAAGACCTTGACGTGATTCCGATCGCCACAGGTTCTGCGCAGATCCATGCTGCGTTTGAGCGATTTGCCGATCTTGTGTGGCGTCGTACCTATGCGATTGTGAACGGATGAGCAATCCCGCACTCTCGCCGCCCTGCGCGACACGTTGCTTCAAAAACTCATCTCCGGCGAGCTGCGGATCAAGGATGCGGAGGGTGGGGGCCACCCTCGCGCGTGATGGATGAGGCATCGGCATGATCGCACTTCACCAAACTATCGGTCGTTGACCGGGCGGACTTGCCAGCGGATGGACTTGCGTGCCCTGTGCTGGGAATATGCGTCAGTGGCCAAAGGAGTGACGTGATGGCAGCCAAACAAGCCAGTGCACAAACAAAGCCGCATGAAGATCCGGCGCGTATCGAGTACCTGCGCGTTGAGAACTATCGCGCGCTCAGGAACGTTGAACTCAAGGACATCACGCCGCTCAGCGTGCTGCTCGGTCCGAACGGCAGCGGGAAGTCGACCGTGTTTGATGTCTTCAACTTCCTCTCGGAGTGTTTCCAGTTTGGGCTGCGACACGCTTGGGATCGGCGGGGCCGCGCCAAGGAACTCAAGACCCGCGGACAGACTGGCCCCGTAGTGATCCAACTAAAATACCGGGAACGACCTGGTTCGCCCCTCATTACATACCATCTCGCTGTCGATGAGGAAGCCGGTAAGGTGCTTGTTGCAGAGGAGTGGCTGTCGTGGCGGCGCGGTAGGCAAGTCGGCCGACCGTTCAAGTTTCTCGATTATCGTAGAGGTCACGGTTCCGCCATCAGCGGGGAAGAGCCGGACAAGAGCGATCGAAGAGTCGACACGCCGTTGCGATCTCCTGATCTGATTGCCGTCAACACTCTCGGGCAGTTTGCCGAGCACCCCCGTGTTGCTGCGCTACGCGAGTTCATCACTGATTGGTATGTCTCCTACCTCTCTATCGACGACACGCGAGGACAACCGGAGGCTGGCCCGCAGGAGCGATTGAGCAAGACCGGCGATAACCTTCCCAACGTGATCCAGTATCTCAAAGAGCAACAT is part of the Deltaproteobacteria bacterium genome and encodes:
- a CDS encoding SAM-dependent DNA methyltransferase; this encodes HILTPGRYVGAEAQEDDGEPFEEKMRRLTATLREQQAEAAKLDAAIAANLKELGYGG
- a CDS encoding DUF1016 domain-containing protein, producing the protein MAGRKPKSAAVGRSDFAALLADVKGRIQAAQTRAVLAVNAELVRLYWDIGRIIADRQRREGWGAAVIPRLAKELKNELPELKGFSERNIDRMIAFYRAYPDPARFSPPAVAKLLPQEEVPQVVAKSSTQIVQGAPAQMPDALLWSVPWAHHVVLMEKVKDLAVRRWYMAQTLANGWSRNVLALQIDARAHARHGKVVSNFAVMLPAPQSDLAQQTLKDPYIFDFLTLTEPFQERELETELVRHLEKFLLELGRGFAFVGRQVALEVGDQDFFVDLLFYHLKLRCYVVVELKAVPFDPVFVGQINIYLSAADDLLRHPDDKPTIGLLLCRSKNKYVVEYALRHLKRPIGVAGWETKLVEKLPKALKGSLPTVEEIEAELAATREPKKPHRTRKDGGR
- a CDS encoding AAA family ATPase, encoding MAAKQASAQTKPHEDPARIEYLRVENYRALRNVELKDITPLSVLLGPNGSGKSTVFDVFNFLSECFQFGLRHAWDRRGRAKELKTRGQTGPVVIQLKYRERPGSPLITYHLAVDEEAGKVLVAEEWLSWRRGRQVGRPFKFLDYRRGHGSAISGEEPDKSDRRVDTPLRSPDLIAVNTLGQFAEHPRVAALREFITDWYVSYLSIDDTRGQPEAGPQERLSKTGDNLPNVIQYLKEQHPARLDHMFEVLRRRVPRLERVVADPMPDGRLLLQIKDAPFDRPVLSRFASDGTLKMLAYLIVLYDPEPPQFIGVEEPENFLHPRLLPELAEECRAATERSQLLVTTHSPFFLNGIRPEEVRVLYRDEEGYSQAVRASEIHGIREFVDAGASLGHLWLEGRLGVGDPLVNAGAPMKKGRAR
- a CDS encoding restriction endonuclease subunit S yields the protein MAGEWNEAPLSDLAELSGGFAFKSGDYALSGRFVLRTLNIADDCSINRNDAVYIPEDLCPAYSRFELKPDDTLFVMVGATLGKVGFVRGKDLPALLNQNMWLIRARPEKACARFVHYAFRHAVKESLGWASGSARDFVRRDDYRNLKIPAPPLPEQRAIAHILGTLDDKIELNRRMNETLEGMARALFQSWFVDFDPVRAKLAGRDPGLPKEIADLFPDRFEDSELGEIPKGWRVERLSAAMTFRGGSQPPSSEFVSEPREGYVRLVQIRDFYSDSHLTYVPDSPRLRKFTTDDVMIARYGSSGNTEKSSDSLARVCRGLSGAYNVALVKMVPNRPWREFLNYFLRSSAFQSAIKGMGARSVQSGFRKEDLDVIPIATGSAQIHAAFERFADLVWRRTYAIVNG